In Papaver somniferum cultivar HN1 chromosome 1, ASM357369v1, whole genome shotgun sequence, a genomic segment contains:
- the LOC113307696 gene encoding 60S ribosomal protein L10-like has product MGRRPARCYRQIKNKPYPKSRYCRGVPDPKIRIYDVGMKKKGVDEFPFCVHLVSWEKENVSSEALEAARIACNKYMTKHAGKDAFHLRVRVHPFHVLRINKMLSCAGADRLQTGMRGAFGKPLGTCARVSIGQVLLSVRCKDGHGKSAQEALRRAKFKFPGRQKIIVSRKWGFTKFSRTDYVQWKAENRIMADGVNAKLLGCHGRLSNRKPGRAFLTAVV; this is encoded by the exons GACCTGCGAGATGTTATCGTCAGATTAAGAACAAGCCATACCCAAAATCACGATATTGTCGTGGTGTTCCTGATCCTAAGATTAGGATCTATGATGTTGGTATGAAGAAGAAGGGAGTAGATGAGTTCCCCTTCTGTGTCCATTTGGTGAGTTGGGAGAAGGAAAATGTCTCAAGTGAGGCTCTTGAGGCTGCACGTATTGCATGCAACAAATACATGACCAAGCATGCTGGAAAAGATGCCTTCCATTTGAGAGTTAGGGTTCACCCGTTCCATGTTCTCCGAATTAACAAGATGCTTTCTTGTGCTGGTGCTGATAGACTCCAGACTGGTATGAGGGGTGCTTTTGGAAAGCCGCTTGGTACTTGTGCACGTGTGAGCATTGGTCAGGTCCTCCTGTCTGTTCGCTGCAAGGATGGCCACGGTAAAAGTGCACAAGAGGCCCTTCGTCGTGCCAAGTTCAAGTTCCCTGGTCGTCAAAAGATCATTGTCAGCAGGAAGTG GGGTTTCACTAAGTTCAGCCGCACTGATTATGTGCAATGGAAGGCAGAGAATAGAATTATGGCTGATGGTGTCAACGCAAAG CTTCTTGGATGCCATGGACGTTTGTCGAACCGCAAACCTGGAAGAGCTTTTTTGACAGCAGTAGTTTAA
- the LOC113353856 gene encoding pentatricopeptide repeat-containing protein At1g11290, chloroplastic-like, with product MEFMKLNSLQNVCRQKLLLPVLKPLFYQTAQLLHFTKFIQPITEFESERGRAILRLIRLGIFSPSSHAYCKLLSECSKIKSLGQGKQIHAQVIRSGFSEDLKIHSHLINLYSKCRVFQSARNLFDEVPQRDFTSWFALISEYSQSGFEEEAIMLFDQMLLSGWKGTELIFPSVIKACSITKNLSKGKQIHGIVIATGFEFDVFVANSLVFMYESCGVFIDSRKLFNEMPEKSVASWNALLSSYAWNGRGKEALDLFQELVRSGVKPNERCLWSIVHASTGCGNYIQGRRAHGFLIKLGYDSDSQLVNALVHLYKSAGEAAMVVSLKKRSM from the exons ATGGAG TTTATGAAGCTCAATTCCCTCCAAAATGTTTGTCGCCAGAAACTTCTTTTACCCGTATTGAAACCTTTATTCTATCAAACAGCACAGCTTTTACACTTTACTAAATTtatccaacctattactgaatttgAGAGTGAAAGAGGCAGAGCAATTTTAAGGCTTATTCGGTTAGGTATTTTCTCCCCCTCATCGCACGCCTACTGCAAGCTCTTATCAGAATGCAGCAAGATAAAATCTCTAGgtcaagggaagcagatacatgcCCAAGTAATCAGATCTGGTTTCTCGGAAGATTTGAAAATTCACAGCCATTTGATTAATTTGTATTCAAAATGTCGGGTTTTTCAATCAGCTCGAAACCTGTTCGATGAAGTTCCTCAAAGGGATTTTACTTCTTGGTTTGCTCTCATATCTGAATATTCTCAAAGTGGGTTTGAAGAAGAAGCAATCATGCTTTTTGATCAAATGCTGCTATCAGGTTGGAAGGGTACTGAATTAATTTTTCCCAGTGTTATTAAAGCGTGCTCTATTACTAAAAATTTGAGCAAAGGGAAGCAAATTCATGGGATTGTGATTGCTACAGGGTTTgaatttgatgtttttgttgcaaatagtttggtttttatgTATGAGAGTTGTGGTGTGTTCATAGATTCAAGGAAACTCTTTAATGAGATGCCTGAAAAGAGTGTTGCTTCTTGGAATGCTTTGCTTTCTAGTTATGCATGGAATGGTCGTGGCAAAGAGGCACTTGATTTGTTTCAAGAACTGGTTAGGAGTGGAGTTAAGCCAAATGAACGTTGTCTATGGAGTATTGTACATGCCTCTACGGGTTGTGGAAATTATATCCAAGGAAGGAGAGCTCATGGGTTTCTTATAAAACTCGGGTATGATTCTGATTCACAGTTGGTTAATGCTCTTGTGCATCTATATAAAAGTGCAGGTGAAGCTGCCATGGTAGTTTCTCTAAAAAAACGCTCAATGTGA